A window from Pseudomonas kribbensis encodes these proteins:
- a CDS encoding bifunctional diguanylate cyclase/phosphodiesterase — translation MPRLASVLFLLSLMIWTATADALTLTDEERSWLAAHPDLRLGVDASWPPFEFRDDQNRYQGLAADYIDVIRQRLAIKLTPIEPSSWTAVLEQAKNGTIDLLPGIMSTPERQNYLAFTRPYLDFPIVILAHVGGPQPRKIEDLYGLKIAVVENYAPHELLRTHHPDLNLVAMPNVSSALQALATDEVDAVVGDLASSVWSLRQLKLDGLYVSGETPYRYQLAMGVPRDSKMLVGILDKVLADMSPEQISSIQEHWVGNVLDHRTFWSDLLVYGLPGLLLLVIILAVVIRINRRLSSEIARRIDLEQELRSSEYHYRGLVESLSAIAWEARISDFTYSYVSPHAEDLLGYPLSHWLIPGFWRNIIHPADLTRAQSFCDHEVLAGRDHSLDYRVITADGRCLWVRDIVSLIEHGHEPVMRGLMIDISETKRTEEALRLSEQKFASVFQQCPDILVIARLSDGCLLEVNEAFEEQIGLKAEDVIGQTATELNIWGIPGVGPGLLQRLQAGSIRNLEMPFRRSNGQVFTGLISAEPFELDTTPALVVVVRDITQLKETQQQLQTSEEKFAKAFHASPDGLLLSRQSDGLLLEVNEGFSRITGFNSAMSVDRSALDLGIWVNLNERKQMLDLLHRDGFVRDFTCHIRRSDGQIRLCEVSSRPLPIGEEDCMLTIARDITERHLMQEKLQQAATVFESTAEGVLITDTQQHISAVNRAFTEITGYSESEALGHTPRLLASGLHDSAFYAAMWHQLTDEGHWQGEISNRRKNGELYPSWLTISAVRNRDRFITHFVAVFADISSLKHAQAKLDYQAHHDPLTGLPNRTLFESRLLTALNSQQENGGLGAVLFLDLDRFKHINDSLGHPVGDLLLKGIAVRLKEQLRDIDTVARLGGDEFIILLPGLQQAGDADNIATKLLNCFGAPFQAGEHEFFISASIGTSLYPRDGCDVATLIKNADAAMYRSKAKGRNRVESYTRDLTAQASERVALEHELRRAIEREELYLYYQPKISLDDHSLVGAEALIRWRHPTFGEVPPEHFIPLAEENGMILQIGDWVLETACRQMFEWSQIYESLGPLSVNLAGAQLRQPNLLGRIEQLLKDNRLRPDLLQLEITENFIMSQAEEALAVLHQLKHLGVQLAIDDFGTGYSSLSYLKRLPLDILKIDQSFVRGLPDDPHDAAIVRAIIALGRSMQFTVIAEGVETQAQQQFLAAEGCEQIQGYIVSLPLPPEEFAATFLRIAVSDFSDSTAEKPSL, via the coding sequence ATGCCCAGACTGGCGTCCGTGCTTTTTTTGCTGTCACTGATGATCTGGACCGCAACGGCTGACGCGCTGACTCTGACCGATGAAGAACGTAGCTGGCTGGCGGCTCACCCGGACTTGCGCCTGGGTGTCGATGCATCGTGGCCACCCTTCGAGTTTCGCGATGACCAGAACCGCTATCAGGGCCTGGCGGCGGACTATATCGACGTGATCCGCCAGCGTCTGGCCATCAAACTTACGCCCATCGAACCCTCGAGCTGGACAGCCGTGCTCGAACAGGCCAAAAACGGCACGATCGATCTGCTGCCGGGCATCATGTCCACCCCGGAGCGCCAGAATTACCTGGCCTTCACCCGCCCTTACCTGGATTTTCCGATCGTCATCCTCGCCCACGTCGGCGGGCCGCAACCGCGCAAGATCGAGGATCTGTATGGGCTGAAGATCGCGGTCGTCGAAAACTACGCCCCCCATGAACTCCTGCGTACCCATCATCCCGATCTGAATCTGGTTGCCATGCCCAATGTCAGTTCGGCGTTGCAGGCCCTGGCCACCGACGAAGTGGACGCGGTGGTCGGCGATCTCGCCTCAAGTGTCTGGAGCCTGCGCCAGCTCAAGCTCGACGGGTTGTATGTCAGCGGCGAAACCCCTTATCGCTATCAACTGGCAATGGGGGTTCCCCGGGACAGCAAAATGCTGGTGGGCATTCTGGATAAAGTCCTGGCCGACATGTCCCCGGAGCAGATCAGCAGCATCCAGGAACACTGGGTGGGCAACGTCCTCGATCATCGGACATTCTGGTCGGATCTGCTGGTCTATGGCCTGCCAGGCCTGCTGTTGCTGGTGATCATCCTGGCAGTGGTGATTCGCATCAACCGCCGCTTGAGCTCGGAAATCGCCCGGCGCATCGACCTCGAACAGGAGCTGCGCAGCAGCGAGTACCACTATCGCGGGCTGGTAGAGAGCCTGTCGGCCATTGCCTGGGAAGCGCGGATCAGCGATTTCACCTACAGCTACGTATCGCCCCACGCCGAGGATCTGCTGGGTTATCCCCTGTCGCACTGGCTGATTCCGGGCTTCTGGCGCAACATCATCCACCCCGCCGACCTGACCCGGGCACAGAGTTTCTGTGATCACGAAGTCCTTGCCGGGCGCGATCACAGTCTCGATTACCGGGTGATCACCGCTGATGGCCGTTGCCTGTGGGTGCGAGACATCGTCAGCCTTATCGAGCACGGCCACGAGCCGGTGATGCGCGGCCTGATGATCGACATCAGCGAAACCAAGCGTACCGAAGAGGCCCTGCGCCTGTCGGAGCAGAAGTTCGCCTCGGTGTTCCAGCAATGCCCGGACATTCTGGTGATTGCGCGGCTGTCTGACGGATGTCTGCTGGAAGTCAACGAAGCCTTTGAGGAACAGATCGGGCTCAAAGCCGAAGACGTCATTGGTCAGACTGCTACCGAACTCAATATCTGGGGTATTCCCGGCGTTGGCCCCGGCCTGCTGCAACGCCTGCAGGCCGGCAGCATTCGCAACCTGGAGATGCCCTTTCGTCGCAGCAACGGGCAAGTATTCACCGGGCTGATTTCCGCCGAACCGTTCGAACTCGACACCACACCGGCGCTGGTCGTCGTGGTGCGCGACATTACCCAGCTCAAGGAAACCCAACAGCAACTGCAAACCTCCGAAGAGAAGTTCGCCAAGGCCTTCCACGCCTCGCCGGACGGCCTGCTGCTGTCGCGTCAGAGCGATGGCCTGCTGCTGGAGGTCAACGAAGGTTTCAGCCGCATCACCGGTTTCAACAGCGCCATGTCGGTGGACCGTTCGGCACTGGACCTGGGGATCTGGGTCAATCTCAACGAACGCAAGCAGATGCTCGATCTGCTGCACCGTGACGGTTTCGTTCGCGACTTCACCTGCCACATCCGCCGAAGCGACGGGCAAATCCGCCTCTGCGAAGTGTCCAGCCGTCCGCTGCCGATCGGTGAAGAAGACTGCATGCTGACCATCGCCCGGGACATCACCGAACGCCACCTGATGCAGGAAAAGCTGCAACAGGCCGCTACGGTGTTCGAGAGCACCGCCGAAGGTGTCTTGATCACCGATACGCAACAGCACATCAGTGCCGTGAACCGCGCCTTTACCGAAATCACCGGTTACAGCGAAAGCGAGGCGCTCGGCCATACCCCGCGCCTGCTGGCTTCCGGCCTGCACGACAGCGCATTCTATGCAGCGATGTGGCATCAATTGACTGACGAAGGCCACTGGCAGGGCGAAATTTCCAACCGGCGCAAAAATGGCGAGCTGTACCCGAGCTGGCTGACGATCAGTGCCGTGCGCAACCGCGACCGGTTCATTACCCACTTCGTCGCGGTGTTTGCCGATATCTCCAGCCTCAAGCACGCCCAGGCCAAACTCGATTACCAGGCCCACCATGATCCGCTGACCGGCCTGCCGAATCGCACACTGTTCGAAAGCCGTCTGCTGACGGCATTGAATAGCCAGCAAGAAAACGGCGGTCTGGGCGCGGTGCTGTTCCTCGACCTCGATCGCTTCAAACACATCAACGACAGCCTCGGCCATCCGGTTGGCGACCTGCTGCTCAAGGGCATAGCCGTACGCCTCAAAGAGCAACTGCGCGATATCGACACCGTTGCAAGGCTGGGCGGAGACGAATTCATCATCCTGCTGCCGGGGCTGCAACAGGCCGGTGATGCCGACAACATCGCCACCAAACTGCTGAATTGCTTCGGCGCTCCGTTTCAGGCCGGCGAGCACGAGTTTTTCATCAGCGCCAGCATCGGCACCAGCCTCTATCCCCGTGACGGCTGTGACGTCGCCACTCTGATCAAGAACGCCGACGCGGCTATGTATCGCTCCAAGGCCAAGGGCCGCAACCGTGTCGAAAGCTACACCCGCGATCTCACCGCCCAGGCCAGCGAACGGGTGGCGCTTGAGCATGAACTGCGCCGGGCCATCGAGCGCGAAGAGCTGTACCTCTACTACCAGCCGAAAATCAGTCTCGACGATCACAGCCTGGTCGGGGCCGAAGCCCTGATCCGCTGGCGCCACCCGACCTTCGGTGAGGTACCTCCGGAGCACTTCATACCGCTGGCGGAAGAGAACGGGATGATTCTGCAAATCGGCGACTGGGTGCTGGAAACCGCCTGCCGGCAGATGTTCGAGTGGAGCCAGATCTACGAATCCCTGGGCCCGCTTTCGGTCAACCTCGCCGGCGCACAATTGCGTCAGCCAAACCTGCTGGGACGCATCGAACAACTGCTCAAGGACAACCGCCTGAGACCGGATTTACTGCAACTGGAAATTACCGAAAACTTCATCATGAGCCAGGCCGAAGAGGCACTGGCCGTGTTGCACCAACTCAAACACCTCGGCGTGCAACTGGCCATCGACGACTTCGGCACCGGTTATTCCTCGCTGAGCTACCTCAAACGCCTGCCGCTGGACATCCTCAAGATCGACCAGTCCTTCGTCCGCGGCCTGCCCGACGATCCCCACGACGCGGCGATTGTCCGCGCCATCATCGCCCTGGGCCGCAGCATGCAATTCACCGTGATCGCCGAAGGCGTGGAAACCCAGGCCCAGCAACAATTTCTCGCCGCCGAAGGCTGCGAGCAGATCCAGGGCTACATCGTCAGCCTGCCGCTGCCACCGGAGGAATTCGCCGCGACGTTTCTTCGCATAGCCGTATCAGATTTTTCGGATAGCACAGCCGAGAAACCGTCGCTATAA
- a CDS encoding PBECR2 nuclease fold domain-containing protein — protein MLVSAAPLVKEAGGQQTWIDLALPDLRTLTRELRSAAIEEVKRADDAQGALRILLAHFGFIDKALLAVTILTPIGNVAVMRDKLAHIVEKRADSRERYVRHAIDTLTGPFEIWRVLYDNGGYRLAFINAYEAKNDMLVVVDVRHGLVLWNFMHAPARAMNKHRQGELLYKRYVLQDKQKGEPVGSP, from the coding sequence ATGCTCGTGAGTGCTGCGCCACTGGTCAAAGAAGCAGGTGGCCAACAAACATGGATCGACTTAGCTTTGCCCGATCTGCGGACACTGACCAGAGAGCTTCGCTCTGCCGCCATTGAGGAAGTGAAAAGGGCAGACGATGCGCAAGGAGCCCTCAGAATCCTCTTGGCTCACTTCGGATTCATCGACAAGGCGCTACTGGCAGTGACCATCCTCACGCCGATCGGAAATGTTGCGGTGATGAGAGACAAGCTCGCCCATATTGTCGAAAAGCGGGCTGACTCACGAGAGCGCTATGTTCGACATGCCATTGATACGCTGACGGGACCTTTTGAGATTTGGAGAGTCCTGTACGACAACGGTGGATACCGCCTGGCCTTCATTAACGCCTACGAGGCAAAGAATGACATGCTCGTCGTGGTGGATGTCAGGCACGGACTCGTCCTGTGGAATTTCATGCATGCCCCGGCAAGAGCAATGAACAAGCACCGCCAGGGCGAACTTCTCTACAAGAGGTACGTTCTTCAGGACAAACAAAAAGGGGAGCCTGTTGGCTCCCCTTGA
- a CDS encoding Lrp/AsnC family transcriptional regulator, whose protein sequence is MPDIRPPVLDEIDRQLIAALQINARESVAMLARQLGIARTTVTSRLARLEKAKVITGYGVRLGQRVVDGGLQAYVGIKVQPRSGKEVLRRLSAMAQVQQLCAVSGEFDYVAWLRTDSPEQLDQLLDQIGSVDGVEKTTTSIILSSKIDRGHPV, encoded by the coding sequence TTGCCCGACATCCGCCCACCCGTGCTCGATGAAATCGACCGCCAGCTGATCGCTGCCCTGCAAATCAACGCCCGCGAAAGCGTGGCGATGCTGGCCAGGCAATTGGGGATCGCCCGCACCACCGTGACTTCGCGACTGGCGCGGCTGGAAAAGGCCAAAGTCATCACCGGCTACGGTGTGCGTCTGGGTCAGCGCGTGGTGGATGGCGGATTGCAGGCGTATGTCGGGATCAAGGTGCAGCCGCGCTCCGGCAAAGAGGTGTTGCGCCGGTTGAGTGCGATGGCCCAGGTGCAGCAATTGTGCGCGGTGAGTGGTGAATTTGATTACGTGGCGTGGCTGCGCACCGACTCGCCGGAACAGTTGGATCAATTGCTGGATCAGATCGGCAGCGTAGACGGTGTGGAGAAGACCACGACCTCGATCATCCTCAGCAGCAAAATCGATCGCGGGCATCCAGTCTGA
- a CDS encoding flavin monoamine oxidase family protein: MNKNNRHPADGKKPITIFGPDFPFAFDDWIEHPAGLGSIPEHNHGAEVAIVGAGIAGLVAAYELMKLGLKPVVYEASKLGGRLRSQAFNGTDGIVAELGGMRFPVSSTAFYHYVDKLGLETKPFPNPLTPASGSTVIDLEGKTHYAQSLKDLPALFQEVADAWADALEAGSQFADIQQAIRDRDVPRLKELWNTLVPLWDDRTFYDFVATSKAFAKLSFHHREVFGQVGFGTGGWDSDFPNSMLEIFRVVMTNCDDHQHLVVGGVEQVPQGIWRHVPERCVHWPQGTSLKSLHHGAPRSGVKKIAHAPDGRFAVTDNNGDTREYAAVLTTCQSWLLTTQIECDETLFSQKMWMALDRTRYMQSSKTFVMVDRPFWKDKDPETGRDLMSMTLTDRLTRGTYLFDNGDDKPGVICLSYSWMSDALKMLPHPVEKRVKLALDALKKIYPKVDIAARIIGDPITVSWEADPHFLGAFKGALPGHYRYNQRMYAHFMQDDMPPEQRGIFIAGDDVSWTPAWVEGAVQTSLNAVWGIMKHFGGSTHKENPGPGDVFNDIGPIALPE; the protein is encoded by the coding sequence ATGAACAAGAACAATCGCCATCCTGCAGACGGTAAGAAACCGATCACCATTTTCGGCCCGGACTTTCCGTTCGCCTTCGACGACTGGATCGAACACCCCGCCGGCCTGGGCAGCATTCCCGAGCACAACCACGGCGCCGAAGTGGCGATTGTTGGCGCCGGCATCGCAGGACTGGTGGCCGCTTACGAGCTGATGAAGCTCGGCCTGAAACCTGTCGTTTATGAGGCCTCGAAGCTTGGCGGCCGTCTGCGTTCCCAAGCCTTCAACGGCACTGACGGCATCGTCGCCGAGCTTGGCGGCATGCGCTTCCCGGTGTCCTCCACAGCGTTCTATCACTACGTCGACAAACTCGGTCTGGAAACCAAACCCTTTCCCAATCCGCTGACGCCGGCCTCCGGTAGCACCGTGATCGACCTGGAAGGCAAAACCCATTACGCACAGAGCCTGAAGGATCTTCCTGCACTGTTCCAGGAAGTCGCTGACGCCTGGGCCGATGCTCTGGAGGCCGGCTCGCAGTTCGCCGACATCCAGCAAGCCATCCGCGACCGCGATGTGCCACGCCTCAAGGAACTGTGGAACACCCTGGTGCCGCTGTGGGATGACCGCACCTTCTATGACTTCGTCGCCACGTCGAAAGCCTTCGCCAAGCTGTCGTTCCATCACCGCGAAGTGTTCGGCCAGGTCGGTTTCGGTACCGGCGGCTGGGACTCGGACTTCCCCAACTCGATGCTGGAAATCTTCCGCGTGGTGATGACCAACTGCGACGATCACCAACACCTGGTGGTCGGCGGTGTGGAACAAGTACCGCAAGGCATCTGGCGTCATGTGCCGGAGCGCTGCGTGCACTGGCCGCAAGGCACCAGCCTGAAGTCATTGCACCATGGCGCGCCGCGCTCCGGGGTGAAGAAAATCGCCCACGCGCCTGACGGACGTTTCGCGGTCACCGACAACAACGGCGACACCCGCGAATACGCCGCCGTACTGACCACCTGCCAGAGCTGGCTGCTGACCACCCAGATCGAATGCGACGAAACCCTGTTCTCGCAAAAGATGTGGATGGCCCTCGACCGTACGCGCTACATGCAATCGTCGAAGACCTTCGTGATGGTCGACCGCCCGTTCTGGAAGGACAAGGACCCGGAAACCGGTCGCGACCTGATGAGCATGACCCTCACCGATCGTCTGACCCGTGGCACCTATCTGTTCGACAACGGCGACGACAAGCCCGGCGTGATCTGCCTGTCGTACTCGTGGATGAGCGATGCGCTGAAAATGCTCCCGCACCCGGTGGAAAAACGCGTGAAACTGGCGCTGGACGCGTTGAAGAAGATCTACCCGAAAGTCGACATCGCCGCGCGGATCATCGGCGATCCGATCACCGTGTCGTGGGAAGCCGACCCGCATTTCCTCGGTGCATTCAAGGGCGCCCTGCCCGGCCACTATCGCTACAACCAGCGCATGTACGCGCACTTCATGCAGGACGACATGCCGCCGGAACAGCGCGGGATTTTCATCGCCGGCGACGACGTGTCGTGGACGCCGGCCTGGGTCGAGGGCGCGGTGCAGACATCGCTCAACGCGGTGTGGGGAATCATGAAGCACTTTGGCGGGTCCACACATAAAGAGAACCCCGGCCCGGGTGATGTGTTCAACGACATCGGCCCGATCGCCCTGCCCGAGTAA
- a CDS encoding carbon-nitrogen hydrolase family protein, with translation MRVALYQCPPLPLEPAANLQRLHQLAMEAKGADLLVVPEMFLTGYNIGKEAVATLAEVYNGEWAQQVGRIAKAAGLAILYGYPERTAEGQIYNAVQLIDSNGQRLCNYRKTHLFGDLDRSMFSPGDGEFPIVELNGWKLGFLICYDLEFPENARRLALEGAELILVPTANMIPFDFIADVSVRSRAFENQCYVAYANYCGHEGDIHYCGQSSIAAPDGSRIAQAGLDEALIVGELDRQLMVDSRSANRYFNDRRPELYDALNKR, from the coding sequence ATGCGTGTAGCCCTTTACCAATGCCCACCGCTGCCACTGGAACCGGCCGCCAACCTCCAGCGCCTGCATCAACTGGCGATGGAGGCCAAAGGTGCCGATTTGCTGGTGGTGCCGGAGATGTTTCTGACCGGCTACAACATCGGCAAGGAGGCGGTCGCGACATTGGCCGAGGTCTACAACGGTGAATGGGCGCAGCAAGTCGGACGGATCGCCAAGGCTGCCGGCCTGGCGATTCTCTACGGTTACCCAGAGCGTACCGCCGAAGGGCAGATCTACAACGCCGTACAGTTGATCGACTCGAACGGCCAGCGCCTGTGCAATTACCGCAAGACGCATCTGTTCGGCGATCTGGATCGTTCGATGTTCAGCCCCGGCGATGGCGAGTTCCCCATCGTCGAGCTCAACGGCTGGAAGCTTGGTTTCCTGATCTGCTACGACCTGGAGTTCCCGGAAAACGCGCGGCGCCTGGCCCTTGAAGGTGCCGAGCTGATTCTGGTGCCGACGGCGAACATGATTCCTTTCGATTTCATTGCCGATGTTTCCGTGCGCTCCCGCGCTTTCGAAAACCAGTGCTACGTGGCTTACGCCAACTACTGCGGCCACGAAGGCGATATCCATTACTGCGGACAAAGCAGCATTGCCGCGCCGGATGGCAGCCGCATCGCCCAGGCCGGACTGGACGAAGCCTTGATCGTCGGTGAGCTGGATCGCCAGTTGATGGTCGACTCCCGCAGCGCCAACCGTTACTTCAACGACCGCCGCCCCGAACTTTACGACGCGCTCAACAAGCGCTAA
- the pqqF gene encoding pyrroloquinoline quinone biosynthesis protein PqqF: MPAPTHPRPHNETLANGLRVTLRHVPGLKRSAAALRVAAGSHDVPLAWPGLAHFLEHLLFLGTERFPAQQGLMAYVQGHGGQVNASTRERTTDFFFELPQASFSGGLERLSDMLARPRMDPDDQLREREVLQAEFVAWSKDAAAQQKEALFEGLSAAHPLRGFHAGNRDSLPVEQADFQQALKDFHQQFYRTGQMTLSLVGPQNIEELRTLAEQFAAALTLGDKTEQAAPFRLMDNPQTSYQQVGERHGNLLFALEDLPKSSADALAFLCHWLNNAKPGGLLAHLQRQGLAEGLQACVLYQFAEQALLHLQFTAASGSLDTIRAQSLDWLSFFAAQQDWPALRAEYAELLQRQQQVSGALQLARLDSEQFESGLSESAVMALKAVLGKIGTVDNFSSHWHLPAANPFLRTAEPLANAGLIRGQTSAHRGLRTFAQDRSRSRRERSPMQFSQALPDNSDVGAVYVRWQTEAAATAELQAKLQHSLREVSGDARQAGVELSFSTTGNQWLLKVTGLQETLPAVLEHALKSLTQVGANAVKEEPQPPLIPIRQLLKALPEHCLPVVGESDDAAYLWTSSRWDGLALGLNPQTQSAMGLALSRIPGTPDNQLPAPSAINTGYLWRQIESASSEHALLLFCPSASHEIADEAAWRLLAHLCQTPFYQRLRVELQLGYAVFSGLRQIHGRSGLLLGVQSPTTSAAQLHVHIQQFLDGLPALIEQLDDASLALQRQTLADQFDDSVLSGKEAAELLWQARLAGHSSDYLLQLRRAIAQLGRPALLAAAQRLIRAEGGWHGLSSDPAPGAPWQAAK; encoded by the coding sequence ATGCCTGCGCCCACTCACCCCCGCCCCCACAACGAAACCCTGGCCAACGGCTTGCGCGTGACCCTGCGTCACGTGCCCGGCCTGAAGCGCAGCGCCGCTGCGTTGCGCGTGGCTGCCGGTAGCCATGATGTGCCGTTGGCGTGGCCGGGACTGGCGCATTTTCTTGAGCACTTGTTGTTTCTCGGCACCGAGCGATTTCCTGCACAGCAAGGGTTGATGGCCTACGTACAAGGTCACGGCGGTCAGGTGAATGCCAGTACCCGTGAGCGCACAACCGATTTCTTCTTTGAATTGCCGCAGGCGTCCTTCAGTGGCGGGCTGGAGCGTCTGTCGGACATGCTCGCCCGCCCGCGTATGGATCCGGACGATCAATTGCGGGAACGGGAAGTGCTGCAGGCGGAGTTTGTCGCATGGTCGAAGGATGCCGCGGCTCAGCAGAAAGAGGCGCTGTTCGAAGGGCTGTCAGCAGCGCATCCGTTGCGCGGCTTCCATGCCGGGAACCGCGACAGCCTGCCGGTAGAACAAGCGGATTTTCAGCAAGCACTGAAAGATTTCCATCAACAGTTTTACCGAACCGGACAGATGACACTGAGCCTGGTCGGACCGCAGAACATTGAAGAGCTGCGAACGCTGGCCGAGCAGTTTGCCGCTGCGCTGACACTTGGGGATAAAACTGAGCAGGCAGCGCCCTTTCGCTTGATGGACAATCCACAGACAAGTTATCAACAGGTCGGCGAGCGACACGGCAATCTGCTGTTTGCACTGGAAGACCTGCCGAAGTCATCGGCCGATGCGCTGGCGTTTCTCTGTCACTGGTTGAACAACGCCAAACCCGGTGGGTTGCTCGCGCATTTGCAGCGGCAGGGTCTGGCGGAAGGTTTACAGGCCTGTGTGCTGTATCAATTTGCTGAGCAAGCTTTGCTGCACCTTCAATTCACTGCGGCGTCCGGATCACTCGACACCATCCGCGCACAATCTCTCGACTGGTTGAGCTTCTTCGCAGCGCAGCAGGACTGGCCGGCATTGCGTGCGGAATACGCGGAACTGCTTCAGCGACAGCAGCAAGTCAGCGGTGCACTGCAACTGGCGCGGCTCGACAGCGAACAATTCGAAAGCGGCCTGTCCGAATCGGCCGTTATGGCGCTCAAAGCGGTTCTCGGCAAAATCGGCACTGTGGATAACTTCAGCAGTCACTGGCATCTGCCGGCTGCCAACCCGTTCCTGCGCACAGCCGAACCGCTGGCCAACGCCGGCCTGATCCGTGGCCAGACCAGCGCTCACCGGGGTCTGCGCACGTTCGCTCAGGATCGCTCGCGCAGCCGCCGTGAACGCTCGCCGATGCAGTTCAGTCAGGCACTGCCGGATAACAGCGACGTAGGCGCGGTGTATGTGCGCTGGCAAACGGAAGCAGCGGCCACGGCTGAGCTGCAGGCGAAACTGCAACACAGTCTGCGGGAAGTGTCGGGCGACGCACGTCAGGCCGGAGTCGAGTTGTCGTTCAGCACCACGGGTAATCAGTGGCTGCTGAAAGTGACCGGTCTGCAGGAAACGCTGCCCGCTGTGCTGGAGCATGCGCTGAAATCTCTGACACAAGTGGGCGCCAACGCCGTAAAGGAAGAGCCGCAACCACCGTTGATACCGATTCGCCAACTGCTCAAGGCACTGCCCGAACACTGCCTGCCAGTGGTAGGCGAATCCGATGACGCCGCGTATCTGTGGACAAGTTCCCGCTGGGACGGTCTGGCGCTGGGCCTCAACCCACAGACCCAATCCGCCATGGGCCTGGCCCTGAGTCGCATCCCCGGCACACCGGACAATCAATTGCCCGCACCGTCGGCAATCAACACCGGTTACCTGTGGCGCCAGATCGAAAGTGCTTCCAGCGAACACGCCTTGTTGCTGTTCTGCCCGAGCGCCAGCCACGAAATCGCAGACGAAGCTGCGTGGCGCCTGCTCGCACACCTGTGCCAGACGCCGTTCTACCAACGCCTGCGAGTCGAGCTGCAACTGGGTTATGCGGTGTTCAGCGGATTGCGCCAGATCCATGGCCGCAGCGGATTGTTGCTCGGTGTGCAATCGCCAACGACCAGCGCCGCACAATTGCACGTGCACATTCAACAGTTCCTCGACGGTTTGCCGGCCCTTATCGAACAACTCGATGACGCCAGCCTTGCCCTGCAACGCCAGACGCTTGCCGATCAGTTCGATGACAGCGTCCTGTCCGGCAAAGAGGCAGCCGAGCTTCTGTGGCAGGCCCGTCTCGCCGGCCACTCGTCGGATTATCTGCTGCAATTGCGCCGGGCCATCGCTCAACTGGGTCGCCCGGCATTGCTGGCCGCCGCACAACGCCTGATCCGCGCCGAAGGCGGCTGGCACGGTCTGTCCAGCGACCCTGCGCCAGGCGCGCCATGGCAAGCGGCAAAATGA
- the pqqA gene encoding pyrroloquinoline quinone precursor peptide PqqA: MAWTKPAYTDLRIGFEVTMYFASR, from the coding sequence ATGGCCTGGACCAAACCTGCTTACACCGACCTGCGTATCGGCTTCGAAGTCACCATGTACTTCGCCAGCCGCTGA
- the pqqB gene encoding pyrroloquinoline quinone biosynthesis protein PqqB encodes MFVQILGSAAGGGFPQWNCNCVNCAGFRDGSLNAKARTQSSIAISDDGVNWVLCNASPDIRAQLQSFAPMQPGRALRDTGISAIILMDSQIDHTTGLLSLREGCPHQVWCTDMVHEDLSTGFPLFTMLKHWNGGLDWNRIELDQSFTVAACPNLRFTPLPLRSAAPPYSPHRFDPHPGDNIGLIVEDLSTGGKLFYAPGLGKVDAPLLEIMAGSDCVLVDGTMWDDDEMQRRGVGTRTGREMGHLAQNGPGGMLEVLEQLPEQRKVLIHINNTNPILDEDSPERAELVRRNVEVAYDGMSIVL; translated from the coding sequence ATGTTCGTCCAGATTCTGGGTTCGGCCGCCGGTGGCGGTTTTCCGCAGTGGAACTGCAACTGCGTCAATTGCGCCGGTTTTCGCGACGGCAGCCTGAATGCCAAGGCCCGCACCCAGTCGTCCATCGCGATTTCCGATGACGGCGTGAACTGGGTGCTCTGCAATGCCTCGCCGGACATCCGCGCGCAGCTCCAGAGCTTCGCCCCGATGCAACCGGGCCGGGCCCTGCGTGACACCGGCATCAGCGCGATCATCCTGATGGACAGCCAGATCGACCACACCACCGGCCTGCTCAGCCTGCGCGAAGGCTGCCCGCATCAGGTCTGGTGCACGGACATGGTCCACGAAGACCTGAGCACCGGTTTCCCGCTGTTCACCATGCTCAAGCACTGGAACGGCGGGCTGGACTGGAACCGCATCGAACTCGACCAGAGCTTCACCGTCGCCGCCTGCCCGAACCTGCGCTTCACCCCACTGCCGTTGCGCAGCGCTGCCCCGCCCTACTCGCCGCACCGCTTCGACCCGCATCCGGGCGACAACATCGGGCTGATCGTCGAAGACCTCAGCACCGGCGGCAAACTGTTCTACGCCCCGGGCCTGGGCAAAGTCGACGCGCCGTTGCTGGAAATCATGGCCGGCAGCGACTGCGTACTGGTGGACGGGACGATGTGGGACGACGATGAAATGCAGCGTCGTGGCGTCGGCACTCGCACCGGCCGTGAAATGGGCCACCTGGCGCAGAACGGCCCCGGCGGCATGCTCGAAGTGCTGGAACAGCTTCCCGAGCAGCGCAAGGTGCTTATCCACATCAACAACACCAACCCGATTCTCGACGAAGACTCCCCGGAGCGCGCGGAACTGGTGCGACGCAATGTTGAAGTGGCGTATGACGGCATGAGCATCGTCCTGTAA